The sequence below is a genomic window from Pectinophora gossypiella chromosome 21, ilPecGoss1.1, whole genome shotgun sequence.
GGAGCCATGTTTGTGAGATAGAATGTCTGTTCAACATGCTTCTGCGCGAGCCTGTGGTTACCAGCCGCCGCCATGTGGCCTCGGTCAAACCCTGACCCCTTGTAGTCACTGTTTTGAGATCTGTAGACAATATTGTCTTTTGTACATGCAATAAGGAATTTTtgtattgctttattagattaTAAACTTTCCATCAAGTTCATAAAGTTGAATGCTAACATTTTTGcaatgtttattgtttttaaattatcatttgaatatttgtttttgtaattggtattccatggtctctgcctaccccaatgggaaacagGGGTGATCGTCAACCAACAACAAAAAATTGGATTGCCACATAGGACATTATGAACAAAAAGGCAATTTGTATAGTAGTACTTTAGATGTTAAATGTGTAAGTAGTAACTTTGTTTATATAATTGAAATTTTCgaatgttcttttttaaaagaaaaaaaacaaaaaagaaagttgTTGGGATTTTAATCCCAACCCCACAAGGTCAGGCCGGTGGGTCGGTAGTTAAACAACTATTGTGTCTAGTAATCTCGGCCTTACGAGGTTGAACTGGATATCTGATTTCAAACTTACCTGAAGAACGGATGTATACTCTCATCTGGTTTAAAGTCACATTTGCTTCTATCTACCTGGTCATTCTTAGCCACATGGTCCTTAGTTAAATGTTCAAATACCCAGTTAGGTACTCTATTccgccggtcataggataacACAAAGTCTTCATAAGAACGAACATTGTCTAAACTAGGAAAACCATATTTCATAATTTGTGATatctgtaaataaattaataacataattgttatttatttacctacacgAGGAGTgcgtttctttttatattaaattattagaaTCTCAatactatttataaataaaaaggtaTGAATATGATGTATTTTCCATGCACTATACTTACTCTATCCTTAGAGTTTCCACCTTCAGTAAAAGGGGTTGCAGCGGATACAGTTCCAAAGATCGGCAGTCCAGGAAGGCTCTTTATAATTTTACCATCTACCACTAGCCTGTTTTCATTTATTTCCTGTGGCTTTTGTGTATACTGCCCTATGTAGTATCCCGTCGCTCCTACAGCACTTAACTGCGCTAAATTCACCAATCTCTTCCGAATCATTGCTAATTTTAcatcaaataaagaaaacaataaatataaagcgGCCTCACAGTTACTTTTAAATTGATTTCTCTCagataatgttatattttatgtgtaataAGATTTTATAGGTTAGAATTTAAGGTTAGGCAACGAATTTCAAATTTTTGACAGAAAACAGCTGATAATCAATAATCACGTCCGTCACCAACCAACTCGAATCAAGCGAAAGATGATGACTGTAATACTTAATGTACACCAGTTCATTACATACACGCCTTTGAAAAAgctatcaagtgaaattttatttagtgcaaataattatgtacatttaaAGAGTAAATAAttaagcaaatatatttttcttatatattacttcaaaaaaataaattgcgtAAAATGAAACGTGTATTAACATAAAATCGGATACACGCACAGTTAGGTACTAAATGTGTGATTATTAAATCACCTTTGTTTTAtcagtaatttaattaaatcttctattcatttatttaattagtcaATACTTGATCGACGAAACTTAAGTAAATCTACATTGTAATATTGAATAAATCTATTTAAAATCTATTTGAAACCACATAATATCCGAATTCTCTTCAAACTTCAAAGCTCCCAAAATTGTCCCAAAAAGTGAGGTTACGATTACGAGATGTCTTGTTTTGAtttctgttatttatttacaatataattattttctatcaGCGATACAATTCAATTTATTACACATTAACGTGCAATCTCTGTTACCGTGTGTCGCCTGAAGAACGGCTGCAAGTACCAGAAATCATGAGAAAACTATTCAATACCCAGCCTATTTTCTCAGCGGTTTTATTCCGATGTAAATATAGCACTGCTCCGAAATCGGTCGCAACAGTCCGGCTGAACAACAAAGACTTCATCAGCGATGATTACACGAACATCACTCCCAAAATTATATCGTATTTGAACAGAAACTTGCATCTACAGAAAGGTAATCCGTTGTCGCTGGTACGACAGTGCATAGTGAAATATTTCTATTCTTCGTTTACTCATAGAGGTCACCCGGCATTTAGCGTGTATGATAATTTGTCGCCTATCGTCACCGCGAAGCAGAACTTTGATGACTTGTTGATTCCCGCCGATCACCCCAGTAGAGCGAAGTCAGACTGTTATTATATTAACAAGGATGTATTGCTGAGGGCACATATGACTGCGCATCAGATGGAGCTCCTTCGATCCGGTCTGGACAACTTCCTCATGATTGGAGACGTGTACAGAAGAGATGAGATTGATTCCACACATTTTCCTGTGTTCCATCAAGTTAGTATAATGATCATTTACTTCTGCATGAATATTAGGAATAGACTTTATGAACAAGACAAATATAGCTATTATATAAGAATCAAACTGTATGAATTTCAAAACTGAGCactcacattattattaaagtattaaatatatttttcaggtAGACGCAGTGAGATCCCAAAGTAGTAAAGAACTTTTTGGGGAAGACCAAGACCTAAAGATATTTGAACCAACATATGACATAGAAAATCCACACAATTTTAAAAATTCAATATCAGACCCCATGAAGCAAAGCTGCCACACTTTAGAAGCGTCGAAACTCATGGAAACCCAACTAAAAACCCATCTTCTAGGTCTTGTTTACTATTTATTCGGAGATGATATCGAGCACCGTTGGGTAGACGCATATTTTCCCTTCACCCATCCATCTTGGGAACTTGAGATTTTATATGAAGGCAAATGGATGGAGGTACTTGGTTGTGGCATAGTGCGGAATGAAATTTTAGTAAATGCTGGACCAAGTAACAGCATTGCATATGCATTTGGACTTGGTTTGGAAAGGCTTGCAATGGCACTgtataaaataccagatataaGACTCATGTGGAGTACCGATTCTGGATTCTTAGCGCAGTTCAACACTGATAACATCCAGGATAAGATTACGTACAAACCAGTATCGGTGTACCCACAGTGTACGAATGACATTTCTTTCTGGCTGCCTTCTAATGTAACTACAGATTCCTTCGTAAACAATGATTTCTATGATCTAGTCAGAGATATTGGAGGTGATATTATTGAACAGGTTGGTATTACATTTCtaacaaatattaatttttaaaatttagcAGTGTTAACAATAAGAACACATGCCTTGTGACTTCCTGAGGTCCCAAAGTACTATATAAATAACACACAAATATATACAAATGGtaactcaaaataaataacTCTTCCTTGGGACTCTGAGATATTTAGGCACTAGTTCAACAAAgatgtaataggctagtttccaactagtcaaatctgttacattttttactaaatgtcaaaatacaaaattactattgtaaacatgacaaaatgtcgcacttattattacatttttctttattaaattgaataaataggttaaatagaaaaaagaaaacgttttttgtcaccattCTTCATtccatctgtctttatttagtaatcagaatttcataatttatctttgacctgggaaacCACCCAGTTTGGCAAGTAAAACGACGCCTATGTTGGAGCCTTTAAGAATATTCACAGAAATaatagtaggtaaataaataataatgctcaaatattttaaaaatactattTGTTTAAATTTCAGGTGAGCTTGAAAGACAAGTTTATCCACCCCAAGTCGAAAAAGCATAGTTTGTGCTACAGCATTGTCTATAGGCACTTAGAGAGGACCCTCAAGCAGGAGGAGGTCAACCAGGTCCACAAGAAGATTGAACAAGCAGTCACTGACTCTTTCAATGTTGTAATTAGATAGGAACTTTACTGGTGACGAGACGTTTTAAACTAGCAGCACATTGTGATGGCCATTTcgacataataaagtacagaAATTCGCTCCATCAacatagttattaattaatatgatACTTGATGAGCGGGACGAACGTCAAAAAGCTCATTATAGTGTGCACTAGTTATGTTAAATCTCTAAAGCTTATTtaggcatttattttattaccatacacattgttataaatatattcgtcatttatttgttaattatttattcgttaATTTCTCCTATATTACAAGTTGTATGCAgagtataataaaacaaaaatatttcaattgcAAAACAATCTTTATTCGTAACACAGAATACTTTTTACACAGAGTGTAATTCTCCAAGTCTGAGAAATTCATCTAACATGTACACTTAACATTTCTACTACTACTTAcaatacttatacaaaaaaactaaaataaattatgaaccattGAGGTACGAGGGcattaggccgggtttccactgacgcggagatgggcggagaagagcggagatgtgcggatttgaccaatcacagcgttcgagagagcgaaaaacgaagacgctctctcactctctccctcacggtgattggtcgattcctgcacagctccgcgtcaatggaaacgcagccttatggTCTAAACACGAGTCTCTTAACTACCTTGAGGTAAAAAATAGGATTGCGCCATTGCCATAGTggctaatataataactagtaaccctgacactagggttgggGTACAGTCGACCATTATCCTCGCAACCCGAATGTTATACAGGCATCTTATGGCGCGTGGCTAGGAGagctgtgccgtgtttatcaaaacttacaagtctacacgttcacaagctacaagttacaagtacgtgtaaattaggtttatcaaaaaaatacaggGATTGAATAACATACttgagaaataaatattgacacttaaTTACTGTAATTTagatgtgtagttttgataaacacattcttgtattaattattttttttttttaagaaaatttcttgtaatacagagcttgtaagttttgataaacagggcacaagTCATTTCcatatatctatttatataCTGTCAATAGCCATAAACAATACAGAAAGAAAACAACGCAAAAATTACGGTTTCATAGAATGTGGCGTTAGTTCCGATTTCGGCCACGCGCCTATATCCTTGTCGATCTATAAAAGATAGCACTCAGCTGTTTGGCCGAGTCTAGGGGAGTAGGTCACATTGAGGCAACTGATTCCTTGGGACGGGATTTTTTCCTAAATATTTCATTTGGCTTCGCAGCACTTAACACCATATATAAGTTTGTATGCGCCTGTCCACACAGAAACGGTCGGGACGTGCCGTGTCTCCCTTGTCACTAGCTTAAaagtttttgaatttaaacttaaTATACTTGTCTAAAACAAATAGTTTTAAATGCAAATTACACTGAAACGCTTACTGGACCGACTCTCGAACAAAGCACATCTCTCCGTATGAATCCATGATagccctggggggttaaaatggccacatcgacgcaattcatctaagaatgcaatattgcaatttgacatttgcgcatataaaagtgtgcaatgcaaacaaatgtcaaatagcaatattgctttcttagatgaattgcttcgatgtggccattttaacatccctggggcctgtttaataaaacttacaattgtttattacaacgacaatttgatgttcattgcgtagctaatatgaaactccAAAATATTCGTAATCAcatactccgcaatgtacatcaaattgtcattgtaatttacaatttaagttttattaaacaggcccctggtctgaGAAAGCGTGACTTGCATCGTAGTGTCATGAGTTTCAATCCTGGCTCGGGCTATAAACTGCTGAATTCGACTTATGAGTTTGAATCATgcttggatcgtagataattgatatcacgtgatttccaggacttgtgcccTATAATAGCCATATACTCGcgctctattacatgggacttatggGGCgagcgaggagtggatgtaggtATGCAATTCTGCCTTCTCCTTcggggataaaggcgtgatgttatagtgtaaaaatctCTCTAATCTTGAAAACCACTGACGCAATTATTGTACATCAAAGTCAGTTGCTCATTGCAACGAAACGAACCATTGAGATACaatatttgggtgaatatcaaaatgtcaagtttggtggcgaactttcatattattttttcgtgaaaaattgggttccgacatgaaaaaggatagttctagctacgatgTAACTTGTTCCTTGTTGTTGtttgtcggaacccaatttttcacgaaaaaaaatatatatgaaagttcgccaccaaacttggcacatttttatattcacctatttaaatatatttcgcagtaagggactttccaagacgcattccccaaaaaaatatagatcgCGCTGTACGTTGTTGCGTTCGTACATAATTCTATTCAtgtctgattcaaatatcaagcaacaatttttttatatatgccttaGCCATtccattctatttttgaataattatatacacgAGCAAtcagaaaatatgtaaaatatcacaagtatacaatggccccgattcctgcagacaccgcctaattttattttatgtccgtcattttcatatccgtcgaaaaggaaagggacggatgattcacagctcttaattttaggaagaatgagtaaatgaatgaataacccgggcgaatcaaaaggtacgtcgctggtatgcaatctgtttgacgtgctgtctacttaactgtgtcgggttattgacggatgtaaaatttttagacggttggtttagatttgtgcttaaaattgacgtgtgttccataacttttatgcttgtcgattacccgtccctttccttttcggcggataagaaaatgacagatataacttaaaataaaattagatggtatttacaggaattagcaccagtgccATCTATTATTTTTTGGGAGAACATAGCCTGATAAGCCCCTCATTGATTCGTAGACATTTAATTATCATGTCTAGAATTAAGGACCAGCTTACAACTACAGTTGCAATTAAATTGCCACTTAGGTATCTAATACaattaagttttaaaattaacattgaGAGTTCaagagataatttaaaaaaatattacatacttacagtcatatttacattatttatagaaatatacaaacataatatcacgcccatTTCACAACGCGGGTAGGCAGAGTCGAATGAATTACACTATTTTTGTTTctactttcataaaaaaaaaatatacaactttatcaaatcaaatatactttatactttatttaatatatagGGAACTAAAAATTTACTGTGCCCAAAATTTTGGATATTAGGTTGCTTGACTCTCTACCCACCGCATATTCTTTATAGACTAAGTAACATAACTTGAAGATGAGTCTTTTTCTAATAAAAAAGGTACATTAATGAAAATTATCATTGGTGACCGGGCGAACACAaaattaacctaattttagtttgacagctttagacagatagataaaataatttattgagcacaatggacacaaaataaggacaacatatacagaaaatcacaacaggtggccttattgctcatgcagcaatttcttccaggcaacctttgggtacaggaacattttgtacaaatataatcatAGTGGGTTAGTGCATTAACATAACAAATCATTAAAAAGAACTACCGACATAAAAAAGTACATTAAACTATTTATAATAGCTTTCTCAAATCAGTGTCGTCCTTTacttacaatacgtgcaagaaagagatgcagcTAGTTTTAATCCTGTCAAATTACGTTGGTGGTTGCCATACTATTACTAATCAgtggacaatacctgcgttACAGGGATGTCTTGAAACGTCATCTGACTGCTATTGGCACGTCTAGTGAATCGTTGGAGAAGCTTGCCACTCAGAGATCGGACTGGCGATCTGCTGTCGAATCGGGATTAAAAACTTTGAACGAACCCGTCTTGATGATCTTGACGCCAAACGCCAGATCCGAAAAACTCGACCCAAGCCCTCCTACCACTACAGTTATAACTCAAAtgggactctctattgtgcttcttgcaacagaactttcaaaactaaatttggttttgctagtcacgcccgcgcccatgcaagagcccaggctaacactagctaagggtgtcgccgtcgacgtatacgtctgggaggacatcaaTCAGTGGAGGTTGCCCGAGTCGAGaccaatacttattttttttatattcgcacggcatataggtacttacataacttCAGTTCCTATGTGtttaaattatacagggtgttagtgccatcgtaaTCAAAACTCTAGAGGgttgaatcagaccatgattctcagttgatatcaattggaatttcctgacgcaaaattatggaactgaaaatagtttttaaaaacgctaatcatgaattttccgacaggaatttccacttgatatttatcaactcaggataatgagctgaatcatccccctccgtCGAATACGACGGAAAAATCCGGCGACGGAAGAATACCTTatgacggaaaaatccacttgatattaactcagaatcgtggtctgaatcagtCTCCTGAgtagtcgttacgatgtcgctaacagcctgtatatgaCAGTCAAAGACGACATGGCGAAAATGATTTTCTACGTTACCTTACCATTTATCATACTGCTTATAAGAATTTAGTCAAGGAATGCTTGCGAAGCATGGATTCCTGAATATCAGAAAAAAATAGGTACCGAAAGAGTgagattttatattatttttccgTAGCAACACTTACTAGATAATTGTCAAAGAAATAATGATCATTCCTATAggtaattaggtaagtattccTTTTGGCAGCAACtctaagtaagtactcgtgTATTTAATCAAATCATACCAACTATATTTTTACTACGAAAGCATTTCATGTGATGATTTTGTTGTGTTGTTCAATTATACTCCTAATATACAGTCTTCTTGGTCGTCACTCGTGAATTCTTCTGTAAAATCCATAAACGGCTCATCCACATCCATATTCGAACCATCGTGTGGTACTTCTGATTCTGCTGCTGTATCCattgtattaatattataagaCATATTTGCACTTGTACTCGGTGTTGCATCACTACCGGTGGGTTCGTTGTCTCCTCTATTCTTAGAGGCAACATCATGGTTATTTTTATTCTCTCTAATCCTTATAAATTTCCGGGCGAGCGGTTCGTCATCTGACGAATCACCAGAGTCGCTCCTGTTGTCAGTATTTGGCACGTTCATATTGATTCTCTTGTCACGTATCTGAGAATCGTCAGAATCGGTCTGTTCCACAaggtattcctcttccatcgGCGTATCAGAGTCTACCAAGTCTATCTTCGCTTCTATCTTTCCCATACTTTGCTTTCTCGTACCATGTAACAACTGAATGGATTTTGATTCTACCATAGAAACTCTATTTATATCCAGTATTTTGCGTTTTCGTATCAATAAATTCGGTGTTGAAGTCTGCcttgattttattatatccaGTAGTTTAACATTCGATTTTTGTAAAGCTACAGGAGTTGGTTTGCTAGGGCTTAGCCTTGAAATTGGCATCTTTTCCGGCGCAACATCATCTGTTAAGTCGATCGTGTATGTGCTAAGCAAAGGCGGAACCTTCTTCAGTTTTTTCTTAATACAAACATTGATTGGCACCACTATTCCAGTGCTAAAGTCTAACTTGAAAAACGACCCTTCATGTGCGCAGGCATATTTCAGTTGCCAGAGCGAGGTTACCGGTGTTAATTCAGATAAAGTCGGTGTACTCATGGAATTCATAATCGGTGCACTGGCAGTGTCTTTGTTTACTGGTAAAATATTCGGAAAAGATGCAACTTGTGGTTCTTGTTGTACGCTTTCTGGAACAGGAGTTGTATCCTCCGCAGATATTCCTGACATTTCCATCAAATCTGACAATAAGTTCCTTCCGCTAGAAGACCCTTCAGTGAGCTTTTCTATTTGATTGTCTTTGTTTTCCGCGGCGTTAGCAATGGGAGTAGATTCACCTATAGTAATAATATCTGAATTATTTGACTCATTTCTGATATCACTGTTATTTAATACTACGTTTGAGGCCTTTTCATCAGACCGCTCTTGACTAGCATTGGCTTTATGCTCTGTAAAACCTTCTGCAGAGCTTTTGGCTTGCATGCCGTCTGTTGCTGTGTCAGGAATACTAGGTATTTCACTGCATTCAAAGTCAACGCCTGGTTTTGTCTGCTTTGACTTTGTTTTTTCAGATGGCGTTTTAGATATAGAATCCTCTACATCCACTAAAATGGGTTCATCGTTTATGACTATAGGTTCGTCATTCATAACTCCGACATCTCTATCATTAACGGCAGTTGGTTTTATGAGTTTGGTGATATGAGGATAACTTGTATTAAGTTGCTCTTGCACTGTGGCTATAATAGACGGTAAACCAGCGAGTTGTTCCTGACTCAATTCTACATCGGGATCAATGTGGTAAGTTAGTGATCCATTAGGTAACAGAATTAGCTGTACACCTGCAGGCACAGGTAATGTCGGAGTCAATATCGGTTGCAACGGTTTTGAAGTTGGCGGATTATCAACCATATTTGGCGGAAATTTCACTGTAGTCAACAAAATTTTATCCTTTCCCAAAAATATTGGACTTTCTTTGGATTTGTTTACCATATTTCTACTATTCAAGATCACTACGTTGCCTTTCTTTTCGGTACCATTATTAGAAGCGTCTATAACAATGgacttttgttttgttgtttgtcTTGGAATGGGCACGATCACTTTCTTGAGG
It includes:
- the LOC126376670 gene encoding endonuclease G, mitochondrial — its product is MIRKRLVNLAQLSAVGATGYYIGQYTQKPQEINENRLVVDGKIIKSLPGLPIFGTVSAATPFTEGGNSKDRISQIMKYGFPSLDNVRSYEDFVLSYDRRNRVPNWVFEHLTKDHVAKNDQVDRSKCDFKPDESIHPFFRSQNSDYKGSGFDRGHMAAAGNHRLAQKHVEQTFYLTNMAPQVGEGFNRHAWNKLEKHVRKLTRVYDNVYCCTGPLYLPRKEVDGKSYVRYQVIGANTVAVPTHFYKVVVGETADGTLDMEAYVMPNQKIPDETPVTSFMVPPETIERAAGLLFFDKLQRNKLTRINGRKV
- the LOC126376594 gene encoding probable phenylalanine--tRNA ligase, mitochondrial, yielding MRKLFNTQPIFSAVLFRCKYSTAPKSVATVRLNNKDFISDDYTNITPKIISYLNRNLHLQKGNPLSLVRQCIVKYFYSSFTHRGHPAFSVYDNLSPIVTAKQNFDDLLIPADHPSRAKSDCYYINKDVLLRAHMTAHQMELLRSGLDNFLMIGDVYRRDEIDSTHFPVFHQVDAVRSQSSKELFGEDQDLKIFEPTYDIENPHNFKNSISDPMKQSCHTLEASKLMETQLKTHLLGLVYYLFGDDIEHRWVDAYFPFTHPSWELEILYEGKWMEVLGCGIVRNEILVNAGPSNSIAYAFGLGLERLAMALYKIPDIRLMWSTDSGFLAQFNTDNIQDKITYKPVSVYPQCTNDISFWLPSNVTTDSFVNNDFYDLVRDIGGDIIEQVSLKDKFIHPKSKKHSLCYSIVYRHLERTLKQEEVNQVHKKIEQAVTDSFNVVIR